One stretch of Archocentrus centrarchus isolate MPI-CPG fArcCen1 chromosome 5, fArcCen1, whole genome shotgun sequence DNA includes these proteins:
- the cse1l gene encoding exportin-2: protein MELNDANLQTLTEFLRKTLDPDPTVRRPAEKFLESVEGNQNYPLLLLTLLEKSQDNVIRVCAAVTFKNYIKRNWRIVEDEPNKISDPDRTAIKANIVNLMLSSPEQIQKQLSDAISIIGREDFPQKWPDLLTEMVTRFRSGDFHIINGVLRTAHSLFKRYRHEFKSNELWSEIKLVLDTFALPLTELFKATIELCHTHATDVNALKVLFSSLTLIAKLFYSLNFQDLPEFFEDNMETWMTNFHGLLTLDNKLLQTDDEEEAGLLELLKSQICDNAALYAQKYDEEFQPYLPRFVTAIWNLLVSTGQEVKYDLLVSNAIQFLASVCERPHYKHLFEDQNTLTSICEKVIVPNMEFRSADEEAFEDNSEEYIRRDLEGSDIDTRRRAACDLVRGLCKFFEGPVTAIFSGYVNSMLAEYAKNPQENWKHKDAAIYLVTSLASKAQTQKHGITQANELVNLTEFFVNYILTDLKSPNVNEFPVLKADAIKYVMIFRSQLPKEQLLQAIPLLISHLQAESTVEHTYAAHALERLFTMRGPNNTTLITPAEMAPFTEQLLNNLFKALAFPGSAENEYIMKAIMRSFSLLQDSIVPYIPTLIGQLTHKLLQVSKNPSKPHFNHYLFESLCLSVRITCKANPTTVSSFEEALFPVFTEILQNDVQEFLPYVFQVMSLLLEIHSNSIPTSYMALFPHLLQPVLWERTGNIPPLVRLLQAYLEKGGATIANSAADKIPGLLGVFQKLIASKANDHQGFYLLNSIIEHMPPESITQYRKQIFILLFQRLQSSKTTKFIKSFLVFVNLYCVKYGAIALQEIFDSIQPKMFGMVLEKIVIPEVQKVSGTVEKKICAVGITKILTECPAMMDTEYTKLWTPLLQALIGLFELPEDDSIPDDEHFIDIEDTPGYQTAFSQLAFAGKKEHDPIGDAIGNPKILLAQSLHKLSTACPGRVPSMLSTSLNAEALQFLQGYLQAATVQLV, encoded by the exons ATGGAACTGAATGATGCTAACCTACAGACCCTGACCGAGTTCCTCAGAAAAACATTGGACCCAGACCCAACAGTCAGGCGTCCGG cggAAAAGTTTCTTGAATCTGTAGAGGGAAACCAGAACTATCCCCTGTTACTTCTTACTTTGCTGGAGAAGTCCCAAGACAACGTGATCcgtgtctgtgctgctgttacGTTCAAAAACTACATCAAAAGAAACTGGAGAATT GTTGAAGATGAACCCAACAAAATCTCTGATCCTGACCGAACAGCAATAAAGGCAAACATTGTAAATTTGATGCTGAGCAGCCCGGAACAGATTCAGAAACAG TTAAGTGATGCTATCAGCATCATAGGACGTGAAGACTTCCCTCAAAAATGGCCCGACCTTCTAACGGAGATGGTGACCCGCTTCAGAAGCGGAGACTTCCACATCATCAATGGAGTGCTACGCACTGCACATTCCCTCTTCAAGAG gtaccGCCATGAGTTCAAGTCTAATGAGCTTTGGTCTGAGATAAAACTGGTTCTGGACACATTTGCCCTACCTCTGACAGAGCTATTCAAG GCCACAATTGAGCTGTGTCATACTCACGCTACAGATGTTAATGCCTTGAAGGTTCTCTTCTCCTCGCTCACCCTCATCGCCAAGCTTTTCTATAGTCTTAACTTTCAG GACCTTCCAGAGTTTTTTGAAGACAATATGGAAACCTGGATGACCAATTTCCATGGCCTGCTGACTTTGGATAATAAACTTTTACAAACAGAT gatgaggaggaagcaGGTCTCCTGGAGCTGTTGAAGTCTCAGATCTGTGACAATGCAGCTCTTTATGCTCAGAAGTACGATGAGGAATTTCAGCCATATCTGCCACGTTTTGTTACTGCAATCTGGAACCTTCTAGTTTCTACTGGCCAGGAAGTCAAATATGACCTG CTTGTAAGCAATGCTATTCAGTTCTTGGCATCGGTCTGTGAAAGGCCACACTACAAGCATCTGTTTGAGGACCAGAATACACTCACTAGCATTTGTGAGAAGGTCATTGTGCCCAACATGGAGTTCAGAA GTGCAGATGAGGAGGCCTTTGAAGATAACTCAGAGGAGTACATCCGGAGAGACCTGGAAGGATCCG ACATTGACACTCGCCGTAGGGCTGCATGTGATTTGGTGAGAGGCCTTTGTAAATTTTTTGAGGGGCCAGTCACAGCAATCTTCTCTGGCTACGTAAACTCAATGCTGGCTGAGTATGCCAAGAACCCTCAGGAGAACTGGAAACACAAGGATGCTGCCATCTATTTGGTCACATCGCTGGCATCTAAAGCCCAGACACAAAAG CATGGAATAACACAAGCCAATGAGTTGGTGAATCTGACTGAGTTCTTTGTGAACTACATTCTCACCGATTTAAAATCTCCCAATG TTAACGAGTTCCCCGTACTGAAGGCTGATGCCATCAAGTATGTAATGATCTTCAGAAGTCAG CTTCctaaagaacagctgctgcaggcaaTCCCTCTACTAATAAGTCACCTACAGGCAGAGAGCACAGTGGAGCACACTTATGCTGCCCATGCTTTGGAGAGGCTATTCACTATGAGGGGACCTAACAACACAACACT tatCACACCTGCAGAGATGGCACCTTTTACTGAACAGCTGCTCAACAACTTGTTCAAGGCACTGGCTTTTCCTGGTTCTGCAGAAAATGAATACATCATGAAAG ccattatGCGCAGCTTCTCCCTGCTGCAGGACTCCATCGTTCCCTACATCCCAACGCTGATTGGTCAGCTTACTCATAAGCTCCTCCAAGTCAGCAAG AATCCCAGCAAGCCTCACTTTAACCACTACCTGTTtgagtctctgtgtctgtctgtccgcATCACCTGCAAGGCAAACCCCACTACTGTCAGCAGTTTTGAGGAAGCACTCTTCCCCGTCTTCACGGAGATCCTTCAGAACGATGTCCAGG AGTTTCTTCCATATGTGTTCCAGGTGATGTCTCTCCTCCTAGAAATCCATTCCAATTCTATTCCCACTTCCTATATGGCTTTATTCCCTCACCTGTTGCAACCTGTACTGTGGGAACGAACAGGGAACATCCCTCCTCTGGTGCGCCTCCTTCAGGCTTACCTGGAGAAGGGAGGTGCAACTATTGCTAACTCAGCTGCTGATAAAATA CCTGGCTTGCTTGGAGTTTTCCAAAAGCTCATTGCATCCAAGGCCAATGATCACCAAGGTTTTTACCTTCTCAACAGCATCATAGAGCACATGCCACC AGAATCGATCACTCAGTACAGGAAACAGATCTTCATTTTGCTCTTCCAGAGGCTACAAAGTTCCAAAACCACCAAATTCATCAAGA GTTTCCTGGTGTTTGTCAATTTGTATTGTGTCAAATATGGAGCAATAGCACTTCAGGAGATTTTTGACAGCATCCAGCCAAA AATGTTTGGTATGGTGCTGGAAAAAATAGTTATTCCAGAGGTTCAGAAGGTGTCTGGAACAGTTGAGAAGAAGATCTGTGCTGTCGGCATTACAAAGATCCTCACTGAGTGTCCTGCGATGATGGACACGGAGTACACGAAACTCTG GACCCCGCTGCTCCAGGCCCTCATCGGTTTATTTGAGCTACCTGAAGACGACAGCATCCCAGATGATGAGCACTTCATTGACATCGAAGACACACCAGGCTATCAGACCGCCTTCTCACAGCTGGCCTTTGCTGGGAAGAAGGAGCACGACCCAATCGGAGATGCCATCGGCAATCCAAAAATCCTGCTGGCCCAGTCACTGCACAAGCTCTCTACTGCCTGTCCCGGAAGG GTTCCTTCAATGCTGAGCACGAGTCTGAATGCAGAGGCTCTCCAGTTCCTGCAGGGGTACTTACAGGCGGCTACTGTGCAgctggtttaa
- the LOC115780144 gene encoding retinol dehydrogenase 10-like — MIMFVDLLLTLIDLTCSILSAILQTFLSPRLKCIDGELCLITGAGGALGRLFALEFAKEGAHLVLWDCNAAANEQTAKLVRELGAQVRTYTVDLSKRQSIYEMANRVRAEVGYVSILVNNAGVVAGRRFLDCPDELLERTLLVNCHALFWMTKAFLPHMKEQNHGHIVTVASALGLFSTACVEDYCASKFGAVGFHESLTHELIAENLNGIKTTLVCPYIVDTGMFAGCEIREELRSLIPPLEPLYTVQQSMKAILSEQQMICIPRLMYIPFLARAMLPWEANVATYRFMGGDKCMLPFIKNTEMKTSSGHIKSC, encoded by the exons ATGATTATGTTCGTGGACTTGTTGCTGACGCTAATCGACCTAACCTGCTCTATCCTGAGCGCCATCCTGCAGACTTTCCTCTCCCCGAGGCTTAAATGCATTGATGGGGAGCTGTGTCTGATCACGGGAGCCGGGGGCGCGCTGGGTCGCCTGTTCGCCCTGGAGTTTGCCAAAGAGGGTGCGCACCTGGTGCTGTGGGACTGCAACGCAGCTGCCAACGAGCAGACTGCCAAGCTGGTGCGGGAGCTGGGGGCTCAGGTGCGCACGTACACAGTGGACCTGTCCAAGCGTCAGAGTATTTATGAGATGGCGAACAGGGTGAGAGCAGAGGTCGGGTATGTCTCCATACTGGTCAACAACGCAGGCGTGGTGGCTGGACGGAGGTTCCTGGACTGTCCAGACGAGCTTTTGGAGAGGACTCTGCTAGTGAACTGCCACGCGCTGTTTTGG ATGACAAAGGCCTTCCTGCCTCACATGAAAGAACAAAACCATGGCCATATTGTAACCGTCGCCAGCGCACTTGGACTGTTCAGCACCGCCTGTGTTGAG GATTACTGTGCTAGCAAGTTTGGAGCTGTTGGATTCCATGAGTCACTGACACATGAGCTGATTGCAGAAAACCTGAATGGCATCAAAACCACTTTAGTGTGTCCCTATATCGTGGACACAGGGATGTTTGCAGGCTGTGAAATCAG GGAGGAGCTTCGAAGCCTAATCCCACCCCTTGAGCCCCTCTACACCGTGCAGCAGTCTATGAAAGCCATCCTATCAGAACAGCAGATGATCTGCATTCCTCGTCTTATGTACATCCCCTTTCTTGCAAGAGC CATGCTGCCTTGGGAGGCAAATGTTGCAACATATCGCTTCATGGGAGGGGACAAGTGCATGCTACCATTCATCAAGAACACTGAAATGAAGACATCCAGTGGCCACATCAAATCCTGCTAA